The following are encoded together in the Erwinia sp. E602 genome:
- the truD gene encoding tRNA pseudouridine(13) synthase TruD, translated as MDLAKQGYLYGQPQASGVLKASPQDFVVVEDLGYAPDGDGEQLLVRIRKTGCNTRFVAEALAKFVKIHPRDVSFAGMKDRHAVTEQWFCLRLPGKTTPDMRDFVLEGVEVLESARHRRKLRTGALQGNAFTLVLRDIDDRDAAERRLQQIAAGGVPNYFGSQRFGHGGSNLLMAQRWAANEIQVRERNKRSFLLSAARSAMFNQVVSDRLAQQGGLTQVLPGDALQLTGRGSWFVADAAELESLQQRVNAGELRITAPLPGSGEPGPLHDALACEQQSLAGQEPLIALLTREKVDAARRAMLVVPRDLRWTWQDDHTLALNFWLPAGSFATSVVRELLRVGDDANGADE; from the coding sequence ATGGATCTCGCGAAGCAGGGCTACCTGTATGGTCAGCCGCAGGCCAGCGGCGTGCTCAAGGCCAGCCCGCAGGATTTTGTGGTGGTGGAAGATCTCGGCTACGCGCCGGACGGCGACGGCGAGCAGCTGCTGGTGCGCATCCGTAAAACCGGCTGCAACACCCGCTTTGTGGCCGAGGCGCTGGCGAAGTTTGTCAAAATTCACCCGCGCGACGTCAGCTTTGCCGGTATGAAGGACCGCCACGCGGTAACCGAGCAGTGGTTCTGTCTGCGCCTGCCGGGTAAAACCACGCCGGACATGCGCGACTTCGTGCTGGAGGGGGTTGAGGTGCTGGAGAGCGCGCGCCACCGCCGCAAGCTGCGCACCGGCGCGCTGCAGGGCAACGCTTTCACCCTGGTGCTGCGCGACATTGACGACCGTGACGCCGCCGAACGGCGGCTGCAGCAGATCGCCGCCGGCGGCGTGCCGAACTACTTCGGCAGCCAGCGCTTCGGCCACGGCGGCAGCAACCTGCTGATGGCGCAGCGCTGGGCGGCAAATGAGATCCAGGTGCGCGAGCGCAACAAGCGCAGCTTCCTGCTCTCCGCCGCGCGCAGCGCGATGTTTAATCAGGTGGTCAGCGACCGTCTGGCACAGCAGGGCGGCTTAACCCAGGTATTGCCGGGCGACGCGCTACAGCTGACCGGGCGCGGCAGCTGGTTTGTCGCCGACGCCGCCGAGCTGGAAAGCTTACAGCAGCGCGTTAACGCCGGTGAGCTGCGAATTACCGCACCGCTGCCGGGCAGCGGTGAACCCGGCCCGCTGCATGACGCGCTGGCGTGCGAGCAGCAGAGCCTGGCCGGTCAGGAGCCGCTTATCGCGCTGCTGACCCGTGAGAAGGTCGACGCCGCCCGCCGCGCCATGCTGGTGGTGCCGCGCGACCTGCGCTGGACGTGGCAGGACGACCACACGCTGGCGCTGAACTTCTGGCTGCCGGCCGGCAGCTTCGCCACCAGCGTGGTGCGCGAGCTGCTGCGGGTCGGGGATGATGCTAACGGGGCGGATGAATAA